A part of Populus alba chromosome 8, ASM523922v2, whole genome shotgun sequence genomic DNA contains:
- the LOC118058177 gene encoding mRNA export factor GLE1 isoform X3, protein MGAFKLALRCPQKVHDIVVDPEPNWSFESLSSELHSLEKKLHDSCSVPVPFTKVQSRKGVKRSPMAFVMSLSNEETELSESEREEDHDLSMVTAKRFNCDDLYTSDSDSDSSDYELAFDAQSYLMDEVGLVESALFERSHEHHLQVQENIRNQLSAIETELMTEQEKSASAFARIEKYREARKELERKLDTHYQRKIAEALDNHLTAIQRDHELKSQIEERRIRSDAAHEEAKRKERAFHEERLRQERARAEAEAKLRFEEAKMAALEAERRAAKEAAEKEATEASKRIAAVASQQEAAKPQLNADSSNMNLQPQGSGSNRTKKSQTTGDVVRAAQTALTLEQGRLLKLKELEEANRTLIMTSNMDFSNHERHISRLIRQIRGITENVRVKASELVKILKNPSCPQSISVAAFAKKVVSHCESPDNAVFACGHVIVLVTSQVPQAMDLLLAEFHRACIYTVPKHIVYSKSTFESKEAYYKDIGHREDGGKLESVKDYLKRLESYMKLYGALVQTEVQGVPNIHGPKEGWAWLARFLNVLPANMYTAVALNAFLQTAGFVLFRKYKSQFTKVLHIILNDFLNALREREDSELNPIILEIQSYIEDNKFRQEPEGRSLQGQLLSSVMVPESEPSRGYYY, encoded by the exons AT ggGAGCTTTTAAATTGGCACTACGCTGTCCACAGAAAGTGCACGACATTGTAGTTGACCCCGAACCCAATTGGAGTTTCGAGTCTCTTTCATCAGAGCTCCATTCACTTGAAAAGAAGCTCCATGACTCGTGTTCAGTTCCTGTGCCTTTCACCAAAGTTCAATCTCG GAAGGGTGTGAAGAGAAGTCCCATGGCCTTTGTCATGAGCTTGTCCAATGAAGAGACTGAGCTTTCAGAAAGCGAGAGGGAGGAGGATCATGATCTAAGTATGGTGACTGCAAAACGGTTCAATTGCGATGATCTTTATACGAG TGACAGTgacagtgacagttctgattatGAGTTAGCTTTTGATGCTCAGTCCTACTTGATGGATGAAGTAGGGTTAGTTGAAAGTGCTCTTTTTGAGCGAAGTCACGAGCATCATCTTCAAGTGCAG GAGAATATCAGGAACCAACTTTCAGCAATAGAGACAGAATTAATGACTGAGCAGGAAAAATCTGCATCTGCATTTGCTCGAATTGAGAAGTATAGGGAAGCAAGGAAGGAACTGGAAAGAAAACTTGATACTCACTATCAACGCAAAAT TGCAGAGGCACTTGACAATCATTTAACTGCCATTCAGCGAGATCATGAACTAAAATCACAAATAGAAGAAAGGAGAATAAGAAGTGATGCAGCTCATGAAGAGgccaagagaaaagaaagggcTTTTCACGAGGAAAGATTACGGCAAGAAAGAGCTAGAGCAGAAGCAGAG GCCAAACTTAGATTTGAGGAAGCAAAAATGGCTGCTTTAGAAGCAGAGAGGAGAGCAGCAAAGGAAGCAGCTGAAAAGGAAGCTACTGAAGCCTCAAAAAGGATAGCTGCTGTAGCCTCGCAACAGGAGGCTGCCAAACCCCAACTAAATGCCGACTCTTCAAATATGAACCTTCAACCCCAGGGGTCTGGATCTAATAGAACTAAGAAATCACAAACAACAG GTGATGTTGTGAGGGCTGCACAAACTGCTCTGACTTTAGAGCAGGGAAGATTGCTAAAGCTTAAAGAGCTTGAAGAAGCAAACCGGACATTGATAATGACTTCCAATATG GATTTTAGCAACCATGAGAGGCATATTTCTAGGCTGATCAGACAAATAAGGGGGATAACAGAGAACGTTAG AGTAAAGGCAAGTGAGCTTGTTAAGATTTTAAAGAATCCTTCCTGTCCTCAGTCAATCAGTGTTGCGGCATTTGCAAAGAAG GTTGTTTCCCATTGTGAAAGTCCTGATAATGCTGTTTTTGCGTGTGGACACGTCATTGTTCTTGTTACTTCACAG GTCCCACAAGCAATGGATCTTCTTCTTGCTGAATTCCATAGAGCTTGCATCTACACTGTCCCAAAGCACATAGTGTACTCAAAG TCGACCTTTGAATCAAAAGAGGCTTACTATAAAGACATTGGACATCGAGAAGATGGTGGGAAGCTTGAGAGTGTGAAGGATTATTTGAAACGGTTAGAATCTTACATGAAACTGTATGGGGCTCTGGTTCAG ACAGAAGTGCAGGGTGTCCCAAACATTCATGGTCCAAAAGAAGGCTGGGCATGGCTTGCAAGGTTCTTAAATGTTCTCCCTGCCAATATGTATACTGCTGTTGCATTGAATGCCTTCCTGCAA ACAGCAGGATTTGTTCTCTTCAGAAAATACAAATCTCAGTTTACGAAGGTGCTCCACATAATCTTAAATGACTTTCTAAATGCATTGAGAGAACGGGAGGATTCAGAACTAAATCCAATAATTCTAGAAATTCAGTCTTACATAGAGGACAATAAGTTCCGCCAGGAGCCTGAAGGAAGGAGCTTGCAGGGTCAATTGCTATCTAGTGTCATGGTACCCGAGTCAGAACCAAGTAGAGGTTACTACTATTGA
- the LOC118058177 gene encoding mRNA export factor GLE1 isoform X1: MGAFKLALRCPQKVHDIVVDPEPNWSFESLSSELHSLEKKLHDSCSVPVPFTKVQSREFWNRKGVKRSPMAFVMSLSNEETELSESEREEDHDLSMVTAKRFNCDDLYTSDSDSDSSDYELAFDAQSYLMDEVGLVESALFERSHEHHLQVQENIRNQLSAIETELMTEQEKSASAFARIEKYREARKELERKLDTHYQRKIAEALDNHLTAIQRDHELKSQIEERRIRSDAAHEEAKRKERAFHEERLRQERARAEAEAKLRFEEAKMAALEAERRAAKEAAEKEATEASKRIAAVASQQEAAKPQLNADSSNMNLQPQGSGSNRTKKSQTTGDVVRAAQTALTLEQGRLLKLKELEEANRTLIMTSNMDFSNHERHISRLIRQIRGITENVRVKASELVKILKNPSCPQSISVAAFAKKVVSHCESPDNAVFACGHVIVLVTSQVPQAMDLLLAEFHRACIYTVPKHIVYSKSTFESKEAYYKDIGHREDGGKLESVKDYLKRLESYMKLYGALVQTEVQGVPNIHGPKEGWAWLARFLNVLPANMYTAVALNAFLQTAGFVLFRKYKSQFTKVLHIILNDFLNALREREDSELNPIILEIQSYIEDNKFRQEPEGRSLQGQLLSSVMVPESEPSRGYYY, from the exons AT ggGAGCTTTTAAATTGGCACTACGCTGTCCACAGAAAGTGCACGACATTGTAGTTGACCCCGAACCCAATTGGAGTTTCGAGTCTCTTTCATCAGAGCTCCATTCACTTGAAAAGAAGCTCCATGACTCGTGTTCAGTTCCTGTGCCTTTCACCAAAGTTCAATCTCG AGAGTTTTGGAACAGGAAGGGTGTGAAGAGAAGTCCCATGGCCTTTGTCATGAGCTTGTCCAATGAAGAGACTGAGCTTTCAGAAAGCGAGAGGGAGGAGGATCATGATCTAAGTATGGTGACTGCAAAACGGTTCAATTGCGATGATCTTTATACGAG TGACAGTgacagtgacagttctgattatGAGTTAGCTTTTGATGCTCAGTCCTACTTGATGGATGAAGTAGGGTTAGTTGAAAGTGCTCTTTTTGAGCGAAGTCACGAGCATCATCTTCAAGTGCAG GAGAATATCAGGAACCAACTTTCAGCAATAGAGACAGAATTAATGACTGAGCAGGAAAAATCTGCATCTGCATTTGCTCGAATTGAGAAGTATAGGGAAGCAAGGAAGGAACTGGAAAGAAAACTTGATACTCACTATCAACGCAAAAT TGCAGAGGCACTTGACAATCATTTAACTGCCATTCAGCGAGATCATGAACTAAAATCACAAATAGAAGAAAGGAGAATAAGAAGTGATGCAGCTCATGAAGAGgccaagagaaaagaaagggcTTTTCACGAGGAAAGATTACGGCAAGAAAGAGCTAGAGCAGAAGCAGAG GCCAAACTTAGATTTGAGGAAGCAAAAATGGCTGCTTTAGAAGCAGAGAGGAGAGCAGCAAAGGAAGCAGCTGAAAAGGAAGCTACTGAAGCCTCAAAAAGGATAGCTGCTGTAGCCTCGCAACAGGAGGCTGCCAAACCCCAACTAAATGCCGACTCTTCAAATATGAACCTTCAACCCCAGGGGTCTGGATCTAATAGAACTAAGAAATCACAAACAACAG GTGATGTTGTGAGGGCTGCACAAACTGCTCTGACTTTAGAGCAGGGAAGATTGCTAAAGCTTAAAGAGCTTGAAGAAGCAAACCGGACATTGATAATGACTTCCAATATG GATTTTAGCAACCATGAGAGGCATATTTCTAGGCTGATCAGACAAATAAGGGGGATAACAGAGAACGTTAG AGTAAAGGCAAGTGAGCTTGTTAAGATTTTAAAGAATCCTTCCTGTCCTCAGTCAATCAGTGTTGCGGCATTTGCAAAGAAG GTTGTTTCCCATTGTGAAAGTCCTGATAATGCTGTTTTTGCGTGTGGACACGTCATTGTTCTTGTTACTTCACAG GTCCCACAAGCAATGGATCTTCTTCTTGCTGAATTCCATAGAGCTTGCATCTACACTGTCCCAAAGCACATAGTGTACTCAAAG TCGACCTTTGAATCAAAAGAGGCTTACTATAAAGACATTGGACATCGAGAAGATGGTGGGAAGCTTGAGAGTGTGAAGGATTATTTGAAACGGTTAGAATCTTACATGAAACTGTATGGGGCTCTGGTTCAG ACAGAAGTGCAGGGTGTCCCAAACATTCATGGTCCAAAAGAAGGCTGGGCATGGCTTGCAAGGTTCTTAAATGTTCTCCCTGCCAATATGTATACTGCTGTTGCATTGAATGCCTTCCTGCAA ACAGCAGGATTTGTTCTCTTCAGAAAATACAAATCTCAGTTTACGAAGGTGCTCCACATAATCTTAAATGACTTTCTAAATGCATTGAGAGAACGGGAGGATTCAGAACTAAATCCAATAATTCTAGAAATTCAGTCTTACATAGAGGACAATAAGTTCCGCCAGGAGCCTGAAGGAAGGAGCTTGCAGGGTCAATTGCTATCTAGTGTCATGGTACCCGAGTCAGAACCAAGTAGAGGTTACTACTATTGA
- the LOC118058177 gene encoding mRNA export factor GLE1 isoform X2, translating to MGAFKLALRCPQKVHDIVVDPEPNWSFESLSSELHSLEKKLHDSCSVPVPFTKVQSREFWNRKGVKRSPMAFVMSLSNEETELSESEREEDHDLSMVTAKRFNCDDLYTSDSDSSDYELAFDAQSYLMDEVGLVESALFERSHEHHLQVQENIRNQLSAIETELMTEQEKSASAFARIEKYREARKELERKLDTHYQRKIAEALDNHLTAIQRDHELKSQIEERRIRSDAAHEEAKRKERAFHEERLRQERARAEAEAKLRFEEAKMAALEAERRAAKEAAEKEATEASKRIAAVASQQEAAKPQLNADSSNMNLQPQGSGSNRTKKSQTTGDVVRAAQTALTLEQGRLLKLKELEEANRTLIMTSNMDFSNHERHISRLIRQIRGITENVRVKASELVKILKNPSCPQSISVAAFAKKVVSHCESPDNAVFACGHVIVLVTSQVPQAMDLLLAEFHRACIYTVPKHIVYSKSTFESKEAYYKDIGHREDGGKLESVKDYLKRLESYMKLYGALVQTEVQGVPNIHGPKEGWAWLARFLNVLPANMYTAVALNAFLQTAGFVLFRKYKSQFTKVLHIILNDFLNALREREDSELNPIILEIQSYIEDNKFRQEPEGRSLQGQLLSSVMVPESEPSRGYYY from the exons AT ggGAGCTTTTAAATTGGCACTACGCTGTCCACAGAAAGTGCACGACATTGTAGTTGACCCCGAACCCAATTGGAGTTTCGAGTCTCTTTCATCAGAGCTCCATTCACTTGAAAAGAAGCTCCATGACTCGTGTTCAGTTCCTGTGCCTTTCACCAAAGTTCAATCTCG AGAGTTTTGGAACAGGAAGGGTGTGAAGAGAAGTCCCATGGCCTTTGTCATGAGCTTGTCCAATGAAGAGACTGAGCTTTCAGAAAGCGAGAGGGAGGAGGATCATGATCTAAGTATGGTGACTGCAAAACGGTTCAATTGCGATGATCTTTATACGAG TgacagtgacagttctgattatGAGTTAGCTTTTGATGCTCAGTCCTACTTGATGGATGAAGTAGGGTTAGTTGAAAGTGCTCTTTTTGAGCGAAGTCACGAGCATCATCTTCAAGTGCAG GAGAATATCAGGAACCAACTTTCAGCAATAGAGACAGAATTAATGACTGAGCAGGAAAAATCTGCATCTGCATTTGCTCGAATTGAGAAGTATAGGGAAGCAAGGAAGGAACTGGAAAGAAAACTTGATACTCACTATCAACGCAAAAT TGCAGAGGCACTTGACAATCATTTAACTGCCATTCAGCGAGATCATGAACTAAAATCACAAATAGAAGAAAGGAGAATAAGAAGTGATGCAGCTCATGAAGAGgccaagagaaaagaaagggcTTTTCACGAGGAAAGATTACGGCAAGAAAGAGCTAGAGCAGAAGCAGAG GCCAAACTTAGATTTGAGGAAGCAAAAATGGCTGCTTTAGAAGCAGAGAGGAGAGCAGCAAAGGAAGCAGCTGAAAAGGAAGCTACTGAAGCCTCAAAAAGGATAGCTGCTGTAGCCTCGCAACAGGAGGCTGCCAAACCCCAACTAAATGCCGACTCTTCAAATATGAACCTTCAACCCCAGGGGTCTGGATCTAATAGAACTAAGAAATCACAAACAACAG GTGATGTTGTGAGGGCTGCACAAACTGCTCTGACTTTAGAGCAGGGAAGATTGCTAAAGCTTAAAGAGCTTGAAGAAGCAAACCGGACATTGATAATGACTTCCAATATG GATTTTAGCAACCATGAGAGGCATATTTCTAGGCTGATCAGACAAATAAGGGGGATAACAGAGAACGTTAG AGTAAAGGCAAGTGAGCTTGTTAAGATTTTAAAGAATCCTTCCTGTCCTCAGTCAATCAGTGTTGCGGCATTTGCAAAGAAG GTTGTTTCCCATTGTGAAAGTCCTGATAATGCTGTTTTTGCGTGTGGACACGTCATTGTTCTTGTTACTTCACAG GTCCCACAAGCAATGGATCTTCTTCTTGCTGAATTCCATAGAGCTTGCATCTACACTGTCCCAAAGCACATAGTGTACTCAAAG TCGACCTTTGAATCAAAAGAGGCTTACTATAAAGACATTGGACATCGAGAAGATGGTGGGAAGCTTGAGAGTGTGAAGGATTATTTGAAACGGTTAGAATCTTACATGAAACTGTATGGGGCTCTGGTTCAG ACAGAAGTGCAGGGTGTCCCAAACATTCATGGTCCAAAAGAAGGCTGGGCATGGCTTGCAAGGTTCTTAAATGTTCTCCCTGCCAATATGTATACTGCTGTTGCATTGAATGCCTTCCTGCAA ACAGCAGGATTTGTTCTCTTCAGAAAATACAAATCTCAGTTTACGAAGGTGCTCCACATAATCTTAAATGACTTTCTAAATGCATTGAGAGAACGGGAGGATTCAGAACTAAATCCAATAATTCTAGAAATTCAGTCTTACATAGAGGACAATAAGTTCCGCCAGGAGCCTGAAGGAAGGAGCTTGCAGGGTCAATTGCTATCTAGTGTCATGGTACCCGAGTCAGAACCAAGTAGAGGTTACTACTATTGA
- the LOC118058177 gene encoding mRNA export factor GLE1 isoform X4: MAFVMSLSNEETELSESEREEDHDLSMVTAKRFNCDDLYTSDSDSDSSDYELAFDAQSYLMDEVGLVESALFERSHEHHLQVQENIRNQLSAIETELMTEQEKSASAFARIEKYREARKELERKLDTHYQRKIAEALDNHLTAIQRDHELKSQIEERRIRSDAAHEEAKRKERAFHEERLRQERARAEAEAKLRFEEAKMAALEAERRAAKEAAEKEATEASKRIAAVASQQEAAKPQLNADSSNMNLQPQGSGSNRTKKSQTTGDVVRAAQTALTLEQGRLLKLKELEEANRTLIMTSNMDFSNHERHISRLIRQIRGITENVRVKASELVKILKNPSCPQSISVAAFAKKVVSHCESPDNAVFACGHVIVLVTSQVPQAMDLLLAEFHRACIYTVPKHIVYSKSTFESKEAYYKDIGHREDGGKLESVKDYLKRLESYMKLYGALVQTEVQGVPNIHGPKEGWAWLARFLNVLPANMYTAVALNAFLQTAGFVLFRKYKSQFTKVLHIILNDFLNALREREDSELNPIILEIQSYIEDNKFRQEPEGRSLQGQLLSSVMVPESEPSRGYYY; encoded by the exons ATGGCCTTTGTCATGAGCTTGTCCAATGAAGAGACTGAGCTTTCAGAAAGCGAGAGGGAGGAGGATCATGATCTAAGTATGGTGACTGCAAAACGGTTCAATTGCGATGATCTTTATACGAG TGACAGTgacagtgacagttctgattatGAGTTAGCTTTTGATGCTCAGTCCTACTTGATGGATGAAGTAGGGTTAGTTGAAAGTGCTCTTTTTGAGCGAAGTCACGAGCATCATCTTCAAGTGCAG GAGAATATCAGGAACCAACTTTCAGCAATAGAGACAGAATTAATGACTGAGCAGGAAAAATCTGCATCTGCATTTGCTCGAATTGAGAAGTATAGGGAAGCAAGGAAGGAACTGGAAAGAAAACTTGATACTCACTATCAACGCAAAAT TGCAGAGGCACTTGACAATCATTTAACTGCCATTCAGCGAGATCATGAACTAAAATCACAAATAGAAGAAAGGAGAATAAGAAGTGATGCAGCTCATGAAGAGgccaagagaaaagaaagggcTTTTCACGAGGAAAGATTACGGCAAGAAAGAGCTAGAGCAGAAGCAGAG GCCAAACTTAGATTTGAGGAAGCAAAAATGGCTGCTTTAGAAGCAGAGAGGAGAGCAGCAAAGGAAGCAGCTGAAAAGGAAGCTACTGAAGCCTCAAAAAGGATAGCTGCTGTAGCCTCGCAACAGGAGGCTGCCAAACCCCAACTAAATGCCGACTCTTCAAATATGAACCTTCAACCCCAGGGGTCTGGATCTAATAGAACTAAGAAATCACAAACAACAG GTGATGTTGTGAGGGCTGCACAAACTGCTCTGACTTTAGAGCAGGGAAGATTGCTAAAGCTTAAAGAGCTTGAAGAAGCAAACCGGACATTGATAATGACTTCCAATATG GATTTTAGCAACCATGAGAGGCATATTTCTAGGCTGATCAGACAAATAAGGGGGATAACAGAGAACGTTAG AGTAAAGGCAAGTGAGCTTGTTAAGATTTTAAAGAATCCTTCCTGTCCTCAGTCAATCAGTGTTGCGGCATTTGCAAAGAAG GTTGTTTCCCATTGTGAAAGTCCTGATAATGCTGTTTTTGCGTGTGGACACGTCATTGTTCTTGTTACTTCACAG GTCCCACAAGCAATGGATCTTCTTCTTGCTGAATTCCATAGAGCTTGCATCTACACTGTCCCAAAGCACATAGTGTACTCAAAG TCGACCTTTGAATCAAAAGAGGCTTACTATAAAGACATTGGACATCGAGAAGATGGTGGGAAGCTTGAGAGTGTGAAGGATTATTTGAAACGGTTAGAATCTTACATGAAACTGTATGGGGCTCTGGTTCAG ACAGAAGTGCAGGGTGTCCCAAACATTCATGGTCCAAAAGAAGGCTGGGCATGGCTTGCAAGGTTCTTAAATGTTCTCCCTGCCAATATGTATACTGCTGTTGCATTGAATGCCTTCCTGCAA ACAGCAGGATTTGTTCTCTTCAGAAAATACAAATCTCAGTTTACGAAGGTGCTCCACATAATCTTAAATGACTTTCTAAATGCATTGAGAGAACGGGAGGATTCAGAACTAAATCCAATAATTCTAGAAATTCAGTCTTACATAGAGGACAATAAGTTCCGCCAGGAGCCTGAAGGAAGGAGCTTGCAGGGTCAATTGCTATCTAGTGTCATGGTACCCGAGTCAGAACCAAGTAGAGGTTACTACTATTGA
- the LOC118058227 gene encoding E3 ubiquitin-protein ligase RGLG5 isoform X2, which yields MGGKSSKGSRRRDYSSYGSANSSSSWNRYGYPPASSYPSPQHNPYWAQQHHHAPAPNPSYPYESQVPPQQSHKRLDRKFSRIADNYQTLDQVTAALAQAGLESSNLIVGIDFTKSNEWTGARSFNRRSLHDIGNGQNPYEQAISIIGRTLSAFDEDNLIPCFGFGDASTHDQDVFSFFPEERFCNGFEEVLTRYKEIVPNLRLAGPTSFAPVIEMAITIVEQGGGQYHVLLIIADGQVTRSVDTHHGQLSPQERRTIDAIVKASEYPLSIILVGVGDGPWEMMREFDDNIPARAFDNFQFVNFTEIMSKNVSQSRKEAEFALASLMEIPSQYKATIELGLLGHHTGNAPERVPLPPPLYGQTSSSKSKASRSSSFQQRVPSYSAYDTPVSGYETTAERASSSYDTPVSGYETTERASSSSSVYDNQVCPICLTNPKNMAFGCGHQTCCDCGEDLQVCPICRGPIQARIRLY from the exons ATGGGAGGTAAAAGCTCAAAAGGGTCAAGACGGAGAGATTATTCTTCTTATGGTTCAGCCAATTCTTCATCTTCATGGAATCGATATGGATATCCTCCAGCATCATCATATCCATCTCCTCAACATAATCCCTATTGGGCACAACAACATCACCATGCACCTGCTCCTAATCCATCTTATCCTTATGAATCACAAGTGCCCCCCCAACAATCACACAAGAGATTGGACAGGAAATTCTCGAGAATAGCTGATAATTACCAGACTTTGGATCAG GTGACTGCTGCTCTTGCTCAAGCTGGTTTAGAGTCTTCTAATCTCATTGTTGGAATTGACTTCACAAAAAGCAATGAGTGGACAG GTGCAAGATCATTTAATCGAAGAAGCTTACATGATATTGGAAATGGTCAAAATCCGTATGAACAAGCAATATCAATTATTGGCAGGACTTTGTCTGCATTCGATGAGGATAACTTAATTCCATGTTTTGGATTTGGAGATG CATCTACACATGATCAAGATGTCTTTAGTTTCTTTCCTGAAGAGAGATTCTGTAATGGATTTGAGGAAGTGCTGACACGATACAAAGAAATTGTTCCCAACCTTCGGCTCGCTG GTCCGACATCTTTTGCACCTGTTATTGAAATGGCCATTACTATTGTTGAGCAAGGTGGTGGGCAATACCATGTTTTGCTGATAATTGCTGATGGACAg GTGACTAGAAGTGTTGACACACATCATGGCCAGCTCAGTCCACAAGAGAGAAGGACAATCGATGCAATTGTAAAGGCAAG TGAATACCCTCTATCAATCATTTTAGTTGGAGTCGGTGATGGACCTTGGGAGATGATGAGGGAGTTTGATGACAACATCCCTGCTCGAGCCTTTGATAATTTCCAG TTTGTGAATTTTACAGAAATAATGTCCAAAAATGTGAGTCAGTCCAGAAAAGAGGCAGAATTTGCTCTTGCATCATTGATGGAAATACCTTCTCAATACAAAGCAACTATTGAGCTTGGCTTATTGGG TCACCACACAGGGAATGCACCAGAGAGGGTTCCTTTGCCCCCACCACTTTACGGTCAAACTTCTTCAAGCAAATCGAAAGCTTCCCGTTCAAGCAGCTTCCAGCAGCGTGTACCTTCTTACTCTGCATATGATACACCAGTTAGTGGATATGAAACAACAGCAGAGAGGGCTTCATCTTCATATGACACACCAGTTAGTGGATATGAAACAACAGAGAGGGCTTCATCTTCTAGCTCTGTGTATGATAATCAG GTTTGCCCCATTTGTCTCACTAATCCAAAGAACATGGCCTTCGGTTGTGGGCATCAG ACTTGTTGTGATTGTGGTGAAGACCTCCAAGTGTGCCCCATATGTCGAGGCCCAATACAGGCTAGAATCAGGCTCTATTAG
- the LOC118058227 gene encoding E3 ubiquitin-protein ligase RGLG5 isoform X1, which yields MGGKSSKGSRRRDYSSYGSANSSSSWNRYGYPPASSYPSPQHNPYWAQQHHHAPAPNPSYPYESQVPPQQSHKRLDRKFSRIADNYQTLDQVTAALAQAGLESSNLIVGIDFTKSNEWTGARSFNRRSLHDIGNGQNPYEQAISIIGRTLSAFDEDNLIPCFGFGDASTHDQDVFSFFPEERFCNGFEEVLTRYKEIVPNLRLAGPTSFAPVIEMAITIVEQGGGQYHVLLIIADGQVTRSVDTHHGQLSPQERRTIDAIVKASEYPLSIILVGVGDGPWEMMREFDDNIPARAFDNFQFVNFTEIMSKNVSQSRKEAEFALASLMEIPSQYKATIELGLLGSHHTGNAPERVPLPPPLYGQTSSSKSKASRSSSFQQRVPSYSAYDTPVSGYETTAERASSSYDTPVSGYETTERASSSSSVYDNQVCPICLTNPKNMAFGCGHQTCCDCGEDLQVCPICRGPIQARIRLY from the exons ATGGGAGGTAAAAGCTCAAAAGGGTCAAGACGGAGAGATTATTCTTCTTATGGTTCAGCCAATTCTTCATCTTCATGGAATCGATATGGATATCCTCCAGCATCATCATATCCATCTCCTCAACATAATCCCTATTGGGCACAACAACATCACCATGCACCTGCTCCTAATCCATCTTATCCTTATGAATCACAAGTGCCCCCCCAACAATCACACAAGAGATTGGACAGGAAATTCTCGAGAATAGCTGATAATTACCAGACTTTGGATCAG GTGACTGCTGCTCTTGCTCAAGCTGGTTTAGAGTCTTCTAATCTCATTGTTGGAATTGACTTCACAAAAAGCAATGAGTGGACAG GTGCAAGATCATTTAATCGAAGAAGCTTACATGATATTGGAAATGGTCAAAATCCGTATGAACAAGCAATATCAATTATTGGCAGGACTTTGTCTGCATTCGATGAGGATAACTTAATTCCATGTTTTGGATTTGGAGATG CATCTACACATGATCAAGATGTCTTTAGTTTCTTTCCTGAAGAGAGATTCTGTAATGGATTTGAGGAAGTGCTGACACGATACAAAGAAATTGTTCCCAACCTTCGGCTCGCTG GTCCGACATCTTTTGCACCTGTTATTGAAATGGCCATTACTATTGTTGAGCAAGGTGGTGGGCAATACCATGTTTTGCTGATAATTGCTGATGGACAg GTGACTAGAAGTGTTGACACACATCATGGCCAGCTCAGTCCACAAGAGAGAAGGACAATCGATGCAATTGTAAAGGCAAG TGAATACCCTCTATCAATCATTTTAGTTGGAGTCGGTGATGGACCTTGGGAGATGATGAGGGAGTTTGATGACAACATCCCTGCTCGAGCCTTTGATAATTTCCAG TTTGTGAATTTTACAGAAATAATGTCCAAAAATGTGAGTCAGTCCAGAAAAGAGGCAGAATTTGCTCTTGCATCATTGATGGAAATACCTTCTCAATACAAAGCAACTATTGAGCTTGGCTTATTGGG CAGTCACCACACAGGGAATGCACCAGAGAGGGTTCCTTTGCCCCCACCACTTTACGGTCAAACTTCTTCAAGCAAATCGAAAGCTTCCCGTTCAAGCAGCTTCCAGCAGCGTGTACCTTCTTACTCTGCATATGATACACCAGTTAGTGGATATGAAACAACAGCAGAGAGGGCTTCATCTTCATATGACACACCAGTTAGTGGATATGAAACAACAGAGAGGGCTTCATCTTCTAGCTCTGTGTATGATAATCAG GTTTGCCCCATTTGTCTCACTAATCCAAAGAACATGGCCTTCGGTTGTGGGCATCAG ACTTGTTGTGATTGTGGTGAAGACCTCCAAGTGTGCCCCATATGTCGAGGCCCAATACAGGCTAGAATCAGGCTCTATTAG
- the LOC140955873 gene encoding mitogen-activated protein kinase kinase 7-like, which yields MEYMDAGTLDGIFRANGPFSEASPAHIAYQVLNGLKNLHEHNIVHLDIKPSNLLVSKDMKVKIADFGVSKIVHGDVWSLGVTLLELHAGHFPFFPAGKKPTNWKELVLVICFGEFRGSIRGIQQLHQVLLGEGTE from the exons ATGGAGTACATGGATGCAGGAACACTTGATGGGATTTTTAGAGCTAATGGTCCCTTCTCCGAAGCTTCACCTGCCCACATTGCCTACCAAGTACTCAATGGCCTCAAGAACCTCCATGAACACAATATTGTCCACTTAGATATAAAGCCTTCGAATCTTCTAGTTAGTAAGGACATGAAAGTGAAAATCGCTGATTTTGGAGTCAGCAAGATTGTCCATG GTGACGTTTGGAGCTTGGGAGTCACTTTATTGGAGCTGCATGCGGGCCATTTTCCATTTTTCCCAGCTGGGAAGAAACCCACTAATTGGAAGGAGCTTGTATTGGTGATATGTTTTGGAGAATTCAGAGGAAGCATCAGAGGAATTCAGCAGCTTCATCAAGTGTTGCTTGGAGAAGGAACCGAGTAG